In a single window of the Vallitalea longa genome:
- a CDS encoding tetratricopeptide repeat protein: protein MKYITFKVKHVILFIIFITIVYLLVNFNLSKIYYVMGNLNIGNNSNAYYSKLVDEFPRDKESVLGQIKKMENILFDTDGKHIFNRMVVSFQNGGSVVNGSTKVLSEDSIDNINNTYKTLSEYHRDKEYFENYTLYISLVNWYAGYNDSAIDILNNSTMNSRESSVLKNIYLSIMNVELGNFHMASNIIDSSYDEEYEFYWNIVDYYFSLLSGSRESIKIKDEDVIKSRDNKYKVIENIYEDIAYIDNISKSVTDNCLEGKVLYDGEPVKNIMVFLLSMDGMSGQLRSVYGNSLVGVTDENGYYKIENIPNGDYQIGIAASWNRLKGKNIDFTRYKSFKDIRMNGNDTYERDINMYSPIKVDVEELGNNKYKFHVSHNYLDFDYYNIGLAHIDKGLYDIYNSNYYSVKKYKGDNIYFDANEERENYFRLGISSSNGIVHVDKLLDPLYQSGKYYLVIYGEIEDGVHFIDNYGLFSNKPAQYINIEGNKLTKGDELLKEQKFNEAVTEYEKELVDNQQDLHIRKTLAKMYMEEWDSNDEDSNIDHEKALEHLLVINETIQQPEIKEAIGYCYYNLNEYSEAVKYFIESNSLYKIGDCYYFMNDYDKAVDSYKKLVGSNVNDSIVERLICIYLLQNDKKGLVEVSGKFTNDYHYADYTELINEFNKIDESDYVEFYDLINAGHVDEAKGMLEKKDDDLARLYRLIFILLDDGSYTDKMDEFMNIYKEMNDSAIKDYAHNLGYDIVDNYRLYNHSNSDGKMIDEPINDDSINDEPIQD, encoded by the coding sequence ATGAAATATATTACATTTAAAGTGAAGCATGTCATTTTATTCATTATATTTATAACTATAGTATATCTTCTGGTTAATTTTAACTTATCTAAGATATATTATGTAATGGGAAATTTGAACATAGGCAATAACAGTAATGCTTATTACAGTAAACTAGTTGATGAATTTCCCCGGGACAAAGAAAGCGTTTTGGGACAAATCAAAAAAATGGAAAATATTTTGTTTGATACAGATGGAAAGCATATATTCAATAGAATGGTAGTTTCGTTTCAAAATGGAGGTTCAGTTGTTAATGGTAGTACTAAAGTCTTAAGTGAGGATAGTATAGATAATATAAACAATACCTATAAAACGCTATCAGAGTATCATAGGGATAAAGAGTATTTTGAGAATTACACTTTATATATCTCTCTTGTCAATTGGTATGCAGGTTATAATGATAGTGCAATAGATATTCTTAATAATTCAACAATGAATAGTCGTGAATCATCTGTATTAAAAAATATTTATCTATCAATAATGAATGTGGAATTAGGTAACTTTCATATGGCTTCTAACATTATAGATAGTTCATATGATGAAGAGTATGAATTTTATTGGAATATCGTAGATTATTATTTTAGCTTACTAAGCGGTAGTAGGGAGTCAATAAAAATAAAAGATGAAGATGTTATTAAGTCTAGAGACAATAAATATAAAGTAATAGAAAACATATATGAGGATATAGCTTATATAGATAATATAAGCAAATCGGTTACTGACAATTGTTTGGAAGGAAAAGTATTATATGATGGTGAACCTGTCAAAAATATAATGGTGTTTCTATTATCAATGGATGGAATGAGCGGTCAATTAAGATCTGTTTATGGAAATAGTTTAGTTGGAGTGACTGATGAAAATGGATATTATAAAATAGAGAATATTCCTAATGGTGATTATCAAATAGGAATTGCGGCTTCGTGGAATCGATTAAAAGGGAAGAATATAGATTTTACTAGGTATAAAAGTTTCAAAGACATAAGAATGAATGGTAATGATACATATGAAAGAGATATAAATATGTATTCACCAATTAAAGTTGATGTTGAAGAATTAGGTAATAATAAGTATAAATTCCATGTCAGCCATAATTATTTGGATTTCGATTATTATAATATTGGGTTAGCTCATATAGATAAAGGGTTATATGATATTTATAATAGCAATTATTACTCAGTAAAGAAATATAAAGGTGATAATATATATTTTGATGCTAATGAAGAGAGGGAAAATTATTTTAGATTAGGAATTAGTAGTTCCAATGGTATAGTTCATGTTGATAAGTTATTAGACCCTCTATATCAATCAGGAAAGTATTATTTAGTAATCTATGGGGAGATTGAGGATGGAGTCCATTTCATTGATAATTACGGTTTGTTTTCCAATAAACCAGCACAATATATAAATATTGAGGGAAATAAATTAACTAAGGGAGACGAATTGTTAAAAGAACAGAAATTCAATGAAGCAGTAACAGAATATGAAAAGGAACTGGTGGATAATCAACAAGACTTGCATATAAGAAAAACATTAGCCAAGATGTACATGGAAGAATGGGATAGCAATGACGAAGATTCTAATATTGATCATGAAAAAGCTCTAGAACATCTGCTGGTTATTAATGAAACTATCCAACAGCCTGAGATAAAAGAAGCTATAGGATATTGCTATTATAATCTTAATGAATATTCAGAAGCCGTCAAATATTTTATAGAGAGTAATTCTCTGTACAAGATAGGTGATTGTTATTATTTTATGAATGATTATGATAAAGCCGTAGATAGCTACAAAAAACTTGTTGGAAGCAATGTAAATGATTCCATAGTTGAAAGATTGATATGTATATACCTACTGCAAAACGATAAGAAAGGATTAGTAGAAGTTTCTGGTAAGTTTACTAACGATTATCATTATGCTGATTACACAGAACTGATTAATGAATTTAATAAAATAGACGAGAGTGATTATGTAGAATTCTATGATTTAATCAATGCAGGTCATGTTGATGAGGCTAAGGGTATGCTTGAGAAGAAAGATGATGATTTAGCAAGATTATATAGATTGATATTCATTTTGTTAGATGACGGTAGTTATACAGATAAAATGGATGAATTCATGAATATCTATAAAGAGATGAATGATAGTGCAATTAAAGATTATGCTCATAATCTAGGATATGATATAGTTGACAACTATAGATTATATAACCACAGTAATAGTGATGGAAAGATGATTGATGAACCAATTAATGATGATTCCATTAATGATGAACCAATTCAAGATTAG
- a CDS encoding RNA polymerase sigma factor, with protein sequence MINISEDMKSVQYDNEQYLEELMTEYGTQLKRYAHLMLKDEHLAEDAVQKTFINFYYSIKGFRHESSTKNYLYSILTNECKQIKRRSWFRKERNTSQEIELEHSYNMDDNLNRILITQSLAKIKPKYREIIILYYYQKFSVADIAEILNLTKSAVKSRLKYARENLKKYLEEVFIDE encoded by the coding sequence ATGATAAATATCAGCGAGGACATGAAAAGTGTTCAATATGACAATGAACAGTATTTGGAAGAATTAATGACTGAATATGGGACTCAATTGAAAAGATATGCACATTTGATGCTCAAGGATGAACATTTGGCTGAAGATGCGGTACAAAAGACCTTCATCAATTTCTATTACAGCATTAAAGGATTTCGTCATGAAAGCAGCACGAAAAATTATTTATATTCTATTCTGACCAATGAATGTAAGCAAATCAAGAGAAGAAGCTGGTTCAGGAAAGAAAGGAATACCAGCCAAGAAATTGAATTAGAGCATAGTTATAATATGGATGATAATCTTAACAGAATCCTAATTACACAAAGTTTAGCTAAAATAAAACCCAAGTATCGAGAAATAATCATTCTCTATTATTACCAAAAATTCTCCGTAGCCGATATAGCAGAGATATTGAATCTAACGAAAAGTGCAGTAAAAAGTAGATTGAAATATGCTAGGGAAAATTTGAAAAAATATTTGGAGGAGGTGTTTATAGATGAATGA
- a CDS encoding transglutaminase-like domain-containing protein → MRKYIKNILDISLFELTKILIAYSIIITISGLLWYEIGYVELFAIIVCTYVILSIITYNGKFFLISICSITFMLIITYSILAVSKNLIKVICKINDYMDIYSNAIINGSLLEIKDQIIPIIFIAFIVSLIIIFLSKCKHFFACLLVFGLTIFLTASFVRGYYNVTGFYIFIIAIITNYFYYFYNKNIKDKDKKGFYLLAVNSIIFSVIIIFLAGNLYRAKPRPLIFIYDVSKALEDYFENMQKKRTEKKYEGNSGKDNYDDEIEDHEEVIFNYDSTDELKSKVETTLEPLLYVYTDKTLYLRGSTCNMFDGKQWDYYVNYENDINDEDEHIYALSSSAKNYNIEDVKKSLFNDKSVGITYKNISTPILFTPNNFISIYDSNGNNSNDSFEYSDRGIVYGAALTDGFTYSINYLEPKYDMELLQELLYECKEGLYYGSMTSSYKKRLIDKARNIRRDYMFIPDTITDRTVELAEKITKSSNSEYEKAKAIEKYLKDNIEYSYTTNLPDNNEDILDYFLFETKEGFCTYSATAMVIMARSVGIPARYVKGFVVGEREELEPDMLNQNHITNEKKDSKTVVTGWDAHAWVEVYLEGYGWLPFEPTSGFSLVDTTVEEDYIELPDEDIKIEEEIYLENVNTDKKRIPVSAIIIFLIVIKIVLSVSVIGVRLRKRKQYYNLGTTSKKIITLFSKTLMLMEVAGYKKSSNQTIREYAKTINGELDNSEYNLFQVVKIYEKACYAKGKLEDSQLKIFEGYYQFIKTMAKERTNMITVNIRLFIYNIK, encoded by the coding sequence GGATATGTTGAGTTATTTGCTATAATAGTTTGTACATATGTAATCTTGAGCATAATAACATATAATGGCAAGTTCTTTTTGATAAGCATTTGTAGTATAACATTCATGTTGATTATTACATACAGTATATTAGCTGTAAGTAAAAATTTGATAAAAGTTATTTGTAAGATTAATGATTATATGGATATCTATAGTAACGCAATAATAAATGGTTCATTATTAGAAATAAAAGATCAAATTATACCTATAATATTTATTGCTTTTATTGTATCTTTAATAATAATATTCCTTTCAAAATGCAAACATTTCTTTGCTTGTTTATTAGTGTTTGGTTTGACAATATTTCTTACAGCTTCGTTTGTCAGAGGGTATTATAATGTTACTGGTTTCTATATATTTATAATTGCAATTATAACTAATTATTTTTATTACTTTTATAATAAAAATATTAAGGATAAAGATAAAAAAGGTTTTTATCTTCTGGCAGTTAATTCTATAATATTTTCTGTTATTATTATCTTTTTGGCAGGGAATCTGTATAGAGCAAAGCCACGACCATTGATATTTATATATGATGTGTCAAAAGCTTTAGAAGATTATTTTGAAAATATGCAGAAAAAAAGAACTGAAAAGAAATATGAAGGAAATTCTGGTAAGGATAATTATGATGATGAAATAGAAGACCATGAAGAGGTTATTTTTAATTATGATTCTACAGATGAATTGAAGTCAAAAGTCGAAACCACGCTTGAACCTTTATTGTATGTATATACTGATAAGACATTATATTTGCGGGGTAGTACGTGTAATATGTTTGATGGTAAACAGTGGGATTATTATGTTAATTACGAAAATGACATTAATGATGAAGATGAACATATATATGCACTTAGTTCATCAGCAAAAAATTATAATATCGAAGATGTTAAGAAAAGTTTGTTTAATGATAAAAGTGTGGGGATTACATATAAAAATATATCAACTCCAATTCTTTTTACGCCGAATAATTTTATTTCCATATATGACAGTAACGGTAATAATTCAAATGATTCTTTTGAATATAGTGATAGAGGTATAGTCTATGGAGCTGCTCTAACAGATGGTTTTACATATTCTATCAATTATTTAGAGCCTAAATATGATATGGAATTGTTACAAGAATTATTATATGAATGTAAAGAAGGACTATATTATGGATCTATGACATCCAGTTACAAAAAAAGATTAATTGATAAAGCTAGGAATATCAGACGTGACTATATGTTTATTCCTGATACTATAACTGATAGAACGGTTGAATTGGCTGAGAAGATTACAAAAAGTTCCAATAGTGAGTATGAAAAGGCTAAAGCCATTGAGAAATATCTGAAGGATAACATTGAATATTCATATACTACTAATTTACCTGACAATAATGAAGATATACTAGATTATTTTTTATTTGAAACAAAAGAAGGATTTTGTACATACAGTGCAACAGCAATGGTCATAATGGCACGTAGTGTTGGAATACCTGCCAGATATGTTAAAGGTTTTGTAGTTGGGGAGAGGGAAGAATTAGAACCAGATATGTTAAATCAGAATCACATTACTAATGAAAAAAAAGATAGTAAAACAGTTGTAACAGGTTGGGATGCTCATGCGTGGGTAGAGGTTTATTTAGAAGGATATGGATGGTTGCCATTTGAACCAACCAGTGGTTTTAGTTTAGTTGATACAACAGTAGAAGAAGACTATATTGAATTACCTGATGAAGATATCAAAATAGAGGAAGAAATTTATCTGGAGAATGTCAATACCGATAAAAAAAGAATCCCTGTAAGTGCTATAATTATTTTTCTCATAGTGATAAAAATCGTATTAAGTGTATCGGTAATTGGAGTAAGGCTTAGAAAACGTAAGCAATACTATAATTTGGGCACTACATCAAAAAAAATAATTACCTTATTTTCCAAGACTTTAATGTTGATGGAAGTTGCAGGTTACAAAAAATCATCTAATCAAACAATTAGAGAATATGCTAAAACGATAAATGGTGAGCTTGATAACAGTGAATATAATTTATTTCAAGTAGTCAAAATATATGAGAAAGCTTGTTATGCTAAAGGAAAGTTAGAGGATTCACAATTAAAAATATTTGAGGGATATTATCAATTCATAAAAACAATGGCAAAAGAAAGAACCAATATGATAACAGTTAATATTAGATTGTTTATATATAATATAAAATAG